The following is a genomic window from Amycolatopsis cihanbeyliensis.
AGACCGTCGTGCAGGTCACTCACCGCCCCGAGGAGGCGGCGGACGCCGACCTGGTCATTCGGGTCGACCGGGGGCGAGCCGGGAAGGCTCACTACTGTGCCGGTAGATACCAATCCGATCGAAAGTAGCCGATCTGTGCAGCCCGGAAACTCAGCTCGGTCCAGCTACTTTCGATCTCCTTAGTAAACTTGTTGACACTGATGGAACCGAGTCTTGCCGCGCGGGCACTGTCCGCGGCCACCGAGATCACCACCACCGCACTGTCCGGTGAGGACCCGAGCGCCGTGCTCGGCTCGGTGGTGCGGCACGCGGTCGAACTGGCCGGTGCCGACCTCGGGTTGGTCATGGTCCGGGCCGAGGACGGCGGGGTCGTGGTGGAGTCGGCGCATGGCCCGGACACCGCGGGGCTGCTCGGCCTCGAGCTGCCGACCGACTCGGCCGCCGGCCGGGTCGCCTCGGGTGGCGAGCCGGTGGTCACCGAGGACTTCACCAGCGACCCCCGGACCTCTCCCTACGTCCCCGAGCGACTGCGGCACTTCGGCCCGTTCGCGGCGGCCCCCTTCGGCTCCGGCGGCAGGCTGCTCGGGGCGCTCACGGTCTACCGGCAGCGCGGCGCCGAGCCGTTCTCCGCCACCACCGTCGACGTACTGACCGCCTTCGCCGCGCAGGCGGGTGTGGTGCTGGCCCTTGCCGAGGGTGCCAGCGCGCGGCACCGGGTCACCCTGTACCAGGAACGCGAACGCATCGCCCGCGAGCTGCACGATGTGATCGTGCAACGGCTGTACGCCGCGGGCATGCAGCTCGACCGGGTACGCAAGCGGATGAACACCCGGTTCGCCCGCGGCGACGGTGCCCGGCTCGGGGAGGCCATCGACCAGCTCGACCAGACCATCGACGAGATCAGGGGCACGGTCCGCGCGCTGCGTTCGCCCACCCCGGAACACGCCGAACCACCCCGGACCGTGTCCACCGACCTGGCCGAGTCCGCCCGCGGCGAGGTACGCACCGCCGGCGAGCTGCTCGGGTTCCCGCCGACCCTGGAACTGTCCGGCGAACTCGCCGACATCCCCGCCGAACGCGCCGACCACATCCGCGCCGCGCTGCGTGAGGCACTGTCCAATGTGGTCCGACACTCCGGGGCCAGCCAGACCAGGGTGACCCTGCAGCGCGACGCGGCCGGTCTCCGGCTGCGGGTACGGGACAACGGCTGCGGGGTGCCGCAGGACGTCGCCCAGCGCGGCCTGCGCCACCTCGCCGAACGCGCCGAGGCCGCGGGCGGCAGGTTCTACGTCAACTCCTCACCCAGCCTCGGCACCCTGGTCGCCTTCGACCTGCCGCTGGCGTGAAGGGTGCACGTCGGGTGACGTGCCGACCGCTCGCTGCTAGCGTTCGTGGCGAGCGGCACACTGCGCGGAGGGGGATCGCGGATGGCACTGGGCACGGTGATGCTGGAGGCAGTCGTCGGCGAGACGGTGAAGCTGTGCACGGGGTATCTCGGCGGAGCCACGATCGGCGGCGGCAAGGGCCTGGTCGACCGGCTGCGCGGCAGGCTCGGGACACTGCCACGGGATCCGGAACGCCTGCACGCCGTCCTGACCGAACGCGCCACCGACGATCCGGAGTGGTTCGCCGACCTCGCCAGGCAGGTCGCCGAGCTCGCCGAGCAGCGATCCGGGACGGCGCCCGCCCCACCGGTCCCCTTCCGGGACTGTGACTGGTACCGCGCACACGTTCCGCTCGCCGGAGTGCACGTGATCGGCGGCCGGCCCGGCTCCGGCCGCACCGCACTCGCCCGGCGGATCGCCCTCGACCAGGCGCACCGGTTTCCCTCGGGCCGCGTCGAGGTGGACCTCGACCGGTACCGCGACGGCGACCAGCTACGGGTCGCCGACGTGCGAGTCCACATACTGCGGCGGCTCGGCGTCGAGCCGGACGAGACCGACCCTGGCCGGGTCGAGGCCAGGTACCGCGCGGTCACCACCACCCGATCGTTCGTGTTGATTCTGGACAACGCGCGGGGCGCTCGGGAGATCGGCTACTTCGAAATCTCGCCCGCCAACCTCACCCTGGCCACCACCGACGAACTCGGCACCGACCTGCGCGCCGCCTACCCGTCGCACGTCACCCTGCACGGACTCGACGACGCGGGCGCACGGGAGCTCCTCGCCGACACCTGCGGCCGGGAGGTGCTGGAGCGCGAGCCCGCCGCGACCGAGGACCTGCTGCGGCTGTGCGGAACGGCGGCGTACGTGCTCGGTGCGGTCGGCGCCAGTGTGGCCCGGCGGGCCACCGAGCCGGGGCCGGTCGCCGGCCTGCTCGCCGAGTACCGGGTCGAGGGCGTGACCGGGGCCGAGGACGTACTCGGCAAGTTCCTACGGGAGACCTTCGCCCGCCTCGATCCGGACACCGTGCGGGCCTGCGCGGTGCTCACCGCACACCCCGGAACCGACCTCACCCCGGCAAGTGCGGGTGTCCTGCTCGGTCGCCCGGCCCGGCGGGTGGTCGACCGCCTGATCGACCTCGCGCTGTTGGTTCCCGTCGGCAACGGGCGTTACCGGCTCGACCCACTCGCCAGGCAGTACGCCGCGGAACTCGCCGCCGCGGACGAGGCCGCCGCGGCGTTCGAGCGGTTCCTGCTGTCCTATCGCGACACCGCGGTCGCCGGGGACCTGCACCATGCCCCCGGCCGGATGCGCCGCTACACCATCCCGGACGGGCTATCCTGGTCGCGTGTGGACGATCCGGTCGACTGGCTGGAGTCCGAGCGCGAGGTCATCGCCGACCTGGTTGCCGAGGCACACCGGCGCGGAAGGCACGAGGAGGTGTGCCAGCTCGTCGGCGCCTTCGAGGTGATGCTGAACAGCAGGGGACACTGGCGCCTGTTCGCGGCGATGTGCGAGTGGTACGTGCGCGGTGCGGAGGCGCTGCACGAGCGGGAAGGCCGGCCGGCGCTGCTGGCGCGGGCGTACGCCATGCGGGCGCGGGCGCACACGCTGGCGCGCTACTTCCCACCGGCGCGGACCGACCTCGACCGCGCGCTGCGGCTGGCAGGCGAGTTGCCGGTGGACCACCGCGGCAGGCAGCAGTGGGCTTCCATCCACGAGTTTCGCGGCAGGTTGGGAGAGGAGCAGTCCGACGCCGGCCTCCCGCCGACCTACGATCCGCTCGAGGAGTTCGGCCGCGCGGTGCGGATCGACCGGGACATCGGGGACGAGCGTGCGCTCGGTATCCACCTCAGGATGCTGGCCCGCGCGCTGGTCAAGGCCGGAAGGGCCACCGAGGCCCTTTCCGTGCTGGACGAGGTCGACGGGACCGGCACCGACGCCCGCAACCTCGCGCTCGGCAAGCTCACCCGGGTGCGGGCCGCCCTCGCCACCGGCCAGGTCCCGCCCGCCCGCGCCGCGCTGGCCCAGGCGGAAGCCGAGCTCGCCGCGGTCGCGACCCGGCAGTACTACTGGGAACTGGAACAGCTCGCGGCGTGGGTGGCCGCCGCCGAGGGGCGGCTCGCCGACGCGACCGCCCGGCTGGGCGTGCTGGTCACCGCGGCGATCCGGGTCGGCCACCCGCGGACCAACGAGTACATCGAGGAGCTGCGCCGCCTCAGCCACCCCTGATCCGCACGGCAAGGTCCCGCTCGCCGAGCCGAAGCGTGTCCACAGTGGGCAGATCGTGGCCGGATTCGAGCCGGACGCGGGCGAGGGAGGCAAGCAGCCGCGGATCGGCGCCGCCGTGTTGGAACTCCAGCGTCACCCCGCGCCCCTCCCTGGTGCGCAGCACGCAGCCCCGCTCGCCGAGGGGAGCCGACGCCATCCTGGCGTCCGGCCACTGCCGCAGCGCGTGCCGCGACCAGGTATCGAAGTCCGAAACGGACACAGCACTGTGCACGATCGTGGCGTTCTCCAGCTGGCGCAGCGTCGCCCGCTCCGCGTCCGCGGTGAGGTGGCGACTTTCCCAGTACGGCGGTGACCCGGTCGGCACGGCGGGAAACCGGACCAGCGTGACCGCTCCGTCCTCGGTGACCCGGCCGCCCACGAGATGCGCGGCGGCGGTCGCGATCTCCGTCACCGGCGCGTCCACCGGAGGGAAGGTGGGGGAGCCTTGCGCGGGCTCGAGCCCGAGCCGCCGGTACACCAGCCCGGCCAGCACCTCGGCGCACCGGCCGGAGTTCCGCACGACCCGCTCGACGATGTCACCGTGCGCGCCCGCCCGGTGCGTACCTATCGCCTGGTCGAGCTGCGCACGCAGGTCACGGTCCTGCTCCAGCCGCGTGGCCTTGCGGGTCAGGTCGGCCAGCGGGGAACCGGGCACCGTGGTGTCGGCCGGATCCACGCCGGTCGCCAGCAGCAGCGGTTTGTCCATGGCCGCGGCGTAGAGCGTGGCCGAGCCCTCGTCGGAGAGCACGCAGTCGGCGGCGAGCACGGTTGCCTGCCATCCTCGTTCCGGCGGGATCAGTGCCAGGCCGGCGTCGAGCGCGGGACGCAGCCAGGCGCGCACCTGCCGGTGGCCGTGCGCGGCCCACACGCCAGGGTGCAGGATGGCCGCCACCTGGTACTCGTCGGCCGGGAGCTCTCCGAGCAGCCGTTCGGGCAGCCGTGGCCAGGTTCCGAACAGTGACCCCGGGCCCCAGGTGGAACACAGCACCACCAGCCTGCGTTCGCCGCTGCCGAGCGCATCGCGGTAGTGCGGAACCCGGTGGGCGGAGACCCGCATCCGGTCGTGGCACGGGTCGCCGATCACGACCGCTCTTTCCTCGGCGGGAGGGCAGGCGGCCCGCAACTGCTCCCGCTGGGCCGGGTGCGAGAGCGCGATCGTGTCGGGCACGACGCGGCCGCCGCGGAGCAGGCGCTCCGGGTTCATCCCCGAGGTCACCCGGCCGCCGGGATAGTACTTCTGGTAACCGATCCCGTGCGGCACCAGCAGGATCGGCGCGTCCAGCTCGTGCAGGGCGTCGTTCTCGCTGGCCGCGATCGCCAGGTCGAACCGGGTGCCGCGGGCCTGCTCCCACGGGATCACCGGGGCGCCGAGCTCGCCGAGGAACTCCGGCACCCCGGCGGCGAAGATCGCCGGGCACCACGGGTCGTAGGTGTAGACGGCCTGGATCCGCAGGTCGGACTCGATCAACGCGAGGATGTCCAGCAACCTGGTCAACGTGGTGACCGTGC
Proteins encoded in this region:
- a CDS encoding GAF domain-containing sensor histidine kinase, whose product is MEPSLAARALSAATEITTTALSGEDPSAVLGSVVRHAVELAGADLGLVMVRAEDGGVVVESAHGPDTAGLLGLELPTDSAAGRVASGGEPVVTEDFTSDPRTSPYVPERLRHFGPFAAAPFGSGGRLLGALTVYRQRGAEPFSATTVDVLTAFAAQAGVVLALAEGASARHRVTLYQERERIARELHDVIVQRLYAAGMQLDRVRKRMNTRFARGDGARLGEAIDQLDQTIDEIRGTVRALRSPTPEHAEPPRTVSTDLAESARGEVRTAGELLGFPPTLELSGELADIPAERADHIRAALREALSNVVRHSGASQTRVTLQRDAAGLRLRVRDNGCGVPQDVAQRGLRHLAERAEAAGGRFYVNSSPSLGTLVAFDLPLA